In a genomic window of Phalacrocorax aristotelis chromosome 8, bGulAri2.1, whole genome shotgun sequence:
- the SLC7A9 gene encoding B(0,+)-type amino acid transporter 1, with protein sequence MGEESLRKRKGGDHGEEDGQSIQSHEPQTMNLQKQVGLISGICMIVGTIIGSGIFVSPKSVLANVGAVGPSLIIWAACGVLATLGALCFAELGTMITKSGGEYPYLMEAFGPIPAFLFSWTSLLVTKPSSFAIICLSFAEYASAPFYPGCDPPQVVIKCLAAAAIVVITIVNSLSVKLGSYLQNFLTAAKMIIVTIIIISGIVLLAQGKTENFKDSFKDSKISVSSIGLAFYNGLWAYDGWNQLNYITEELKNPYRNLPLSIIIGIPLVTVCYVLINISYFTVMTSTELLQSQAVAVTFGDRVLYPASWIVPLFVAFSTIGSANGTCFTAGRLVYVAGREGHMLKVLSYISVKRLTPAPAIIFYGAIAIIYIIPGDIDTLINYFSFAVWLFYGLTVLALIVMRFTRKELRRPIRIPIIIPVIVTLVSILLVLAPIISAPELAYLYCVLFILSGLIVYVLFVHFKFNWPQKISKPITMHLQMLLEVVPAEEAAE encoded by the exons ATGGGTGAAGAAAgcttgaggaaaagaaaaggaggggacCATGGAGAAGAGGATGGACAGTCCATTCAGAGTCATGAACCCCAAACGATGAACCTACAAAAGCAG GTGGGCCTCATCAGTGGAATCTGTATGATTGTTGGTACAATTATTGGCTCAGGTATCTTTGTTTCTCCAAAATCAGTACTTGCCAATGTTGGAGCTGTGGGTCCTTCTTTAATCATCTGGGCAGCCTGTGGAGTTCTTGCAACATTAG GGGCACTTTGTTTTGCTGAGCTTGGTACAATGATCACAAAATCCGGGGGAGAATATCCTTACCTTATGGAAGCATTTGGCCCAATtccagcatttttgttttcttggacaAGCTTACTTGTCACAAAACCCAGTTCATTTGCAATCATTTGTCTCAGCTTTGCGGAATATGCATCAGCTCCTTTTTATCCGGGTTGTGATCCACCCCAAGTTGTCATCAAGTGTCTTGCAGCAGCTGCCATTG tgGTAATTACAATAGTCAATTCACTGAGCGTGAAGCTGGGAAGCTATCTCCAGAATTTTCTCACAGCTGCTAAGATGATCATTGTCACAATCATTATTATAAGTGGAATTGTTCTCCTTGCACAAG gaaaaactgaaaacttcaAAGATTCTTTCAAGGACAGTAAAATTTCTGTTAGTTCTATTGGTCTGGCATTTTATAATGGACTTTGGGCATACGATGGATG GAACCAACTCAATTACATCACAGAAGAACTTAAAAATCCTTACAG AAATCTACCGCTATCTATAATTATTGGAATCCCCTTGGTTACAGTTTGTTACGTTCTGATAAACATTTCATATTTCACCGTAATGACTTCAACAGAACTCCTGCAGTCCCAGGCAGTTGCTGTG ACATTCGGAGATAGAGTCCTTTATCCAGCTTCTTGGATAGTTCCTCTCTTTGTGGCCTTTTCTACAATTGGATCTGCCAATGGGACCTGTTTTACTGCAGGCAG ACTTGTTTACGTTGCAGGTCGTGAAGGGCACATGCTAAAGGTGCTATCTTACATCAGTGTTAAGCGTTTAACACCAGCACCTGCTATCATATTTTAT ggGGCCATTGCTATTATTTATATTATCCCTGGTGACATTGATACacttataaattattttagtttcgCAGTCTGGCTGTTTTATGGTTTAACTGTACTTGCACTCATTGTTATGAGGTTTACAAGAAAGGAACTCAGGAGACCAATCAGG ATACCAATCATCATTCCAGTCATAGTGACATTAGTCTCCATTTTACTGGTATTGGCACCAATCATCAGTGCACCGGAATTGGCCTATTTgtactgtgttttatttatacTTAGTGGACTTATAGTTTATGTACTTTTTGTCCACTTTAAATTCAACTGGCCCCAAAAAATATCAA agccCATCACTATGCACCTTCAGATGCTTTTGGAAGTTGTTCCAGCAGAGGAAGCTGctgagtaa